One genomic segment of Labeo rohita strain BAU-BD-2019 chromosome 14, IGBB_LRoh.1.0, whole genome shotgun sequence includes these proteins:
- the il4 gene encoding interleukin-4, with translation MRTFMLLVLTIVAVTESKRGVGEILLMEIIDDVDQILKSSSLKSLNNQFVKEVFPTSCSEKHLCQAAMVMINTPLNHSMLHRRLFAYANYSGHHQCNVSASDEHKMNYFLKDIKKCCQELSYQLKQRKNKK, from the exons ATGAGGACTTTCATGCTCTTGGTGCTCACAATTGTAGCGGTTACTGAATCGAAACGCGGAGTGGGAGAAATTCTCCTAATGGAAATTATAGATGATGTGGACCAGATCCTAAAAAGTTCATCTCTG AAATCTTTGAACAACCAGTTTGTAAAGGAGGTATTTCCAACAAGCTGCTCT GAGAAACACCTGTGCCAAGCAGCAATGGTTATGATAAACACACCTCTGAACCACTCCATGCTACATAGACGACTGTTTGCCTACGCAAATTATTCCGGG CACCATCAATGCAACGTTTCAGCTTCGGACGAAcacaaaatgaattattttctcAAGGACATCAAAAAATGCTGCCAAGAACTCTCTTATCAGTTAAAGCAGagaaaaaacaagaaatga